A region of Deltaproteobacteria bacterium IMCC39524 DNA encodes the following proteins:
- a CDS encoding IS1595 family transposase: MRKSRLSESKQQRLIELFISGSTARTAAA, translated from the coding sequence ATGCGTAAAAGTCGTTTAAGTGAGTCCAAACAACAACGCTTAATTGAGCTCTTTATTTCAGGGTCAACGGCCCGAACAGCCGCTGC